One genomic segment of Gossypium arboreum isolate Shixiya-1 chromosome 3, ASM2569848v2, whole genome shotgun sequence includes these proteins:
- the LOC108457995 gene encoding uncharacterized protein LOC108457995, with protein sequence MATDSYWDARPSSQDKSSSNFGVASMESERRPHLDSINSFNYSSTSPHTVETHKDLQKGISLLKKSVACVTTYCYNSLCLDVPTESSTFKHFLNYWPRYLQLGKFDLFFLENGLFKFFIIGKVKIERVSHELKVKYGVLKSARGTLEKNRVEKLEKFYPNLICTQSLGHMAITSERLHKQSVVIKQICKLFPQRRVHLDEERRDGSSGQYDLICSARLPRGLDPHSVPTEELAASLGYMVQLLNLVVHNLAAPALHNSGFAGSCSRIWQRDSYWDARPSSRSNEYPLFIPRQNYCSTSGDNSWTDKSSSNFGVASMESERRPHLDSINSFNYSSTSPHTVETHKDLQKGISLLKKSVACVTTYCYNSLCLDVPTESSTFEAFSKLLATLSSTREVRSVFSLKMACSRSGKRAQQLNKSVWNVNSPMSSSTLLESAHMLPLTKNLSDHNLPSSAASFLFGNEISDNGKNESLIDGWDIVEHPTFPPPPSETEDIEHWTRAMFIDATSR encoded by the exons ATGGCAACGGATTCTTATTGGGATGCACGTCCTTCTTCTCAAG ATAAAAGCTCTAGTAATTTTGGTGTTGCTTCAATGGAATCCGAGAGAAGGCCTCATCTGGATTCAATTAATAGCTTCAATTATTCTTCTACCTCTCCACACACCGTTGAAACACACAAGGACTTGCAGAAAGGGATTTCTCTTCTGAAGAAAAGTGTGGCATGTGTAACAACTTACTGCTATAACTCACTCTGTTTAGATGTTCCTACCGAGTCATCTACCTTCAAGCATTTTCTAAATTATTGGCCACGTTATCTTCAACTAGGGAAGTTCGATCTGTTTTTCCTTGAAAATGGCTTGTTCAAG TTCTTTATTATAGGTAAGGTTAAGATTGAGAGAGTGTCTCATGAGTTAAAGGTTAAGTATGGAGTGCTTAAATCAGCTCGTGGCACG TTGGAAAAGAATCGTGTGGAAAAGCTCGAAAAGTTCTATCCCAATCTTATTTGCACACAAAGCCTGGGGCAT ATGGCAATTACCTCAGAACGTCTTCACAAGCAATCGGTTGTCATAAAACAGATATGCAAATTGTTTCCCCAACGTCGT GTACATTTAGATGAGGAGCGAAGAGATGGATCTAGCGGTCAGTATGATCTGATTTGCAGTGCACGCTTGCCAAGGGGGCTTGATCCACACTCTGTTCCCACAGAAGAGCTTGCTGCCTCGTTAGG ATACATGGTACAGCTTCTAAATCTTGTTGTTCATAATTTGGCTGCTCCTGCTCTTCATAACTCAGGTTTTGCG GGGTCTTGCTCCCGAATATGGCAACGGGATTCTTATTGGGATGCACGTCCTTCTTCTCGAAG CAATGAATATCCGCTTTTTATACCACGCCAAAATTACTGCTCCACTAGTGGGGATAATTCATGGACAGATAAAAGCTCTAGTAATTTTGGTGTTGCTTCAATGGAATCCGAGAGAAGGCCTCATCTGGATTCAATTAATAGCTTCAATTATTCTTCTACCTCTCCACACACCGTTGAAACACACAAGGACTTGCAGAAAGGGATTTCTCTTCTGAAGAAAAGTGTGGCATGTGTAACAACTTACTGCTATAACTCACTCTGTTTAGATGTTCCTACCGAGTCATCTACCTTCGAAGCATTTTCTAAATTATTGGCCACGTTATCTTCAACTAGGGAAGTTCGATCTGTTTTTTCCTTGAAAATGGCTTGTTCAAG GTCAGGTAAGCGAGCTCAACAGCTTAACAAGTCTGTCTGGAATGTGAATTCTCCTATGTCATCGAGCACATTATTGGAGAGTGCACACATGCTGCCTTTGACG AAAAACTTATCCGATCACAACCTTCCGAGTTCAGCTGCCAGTTTTCTTTTCGGCAATGAGATATCTGATAACGGGAAGAACGAAAGCCTTATTGATGGATGGGATATAGTGGAGCATCCGACATTTCCCCCTCCACCATCAGAAACCGAGGATATTGAGCATTGGACTCGAGCAATGTTTATCGATGCCACAAGTCGATGA
- the LOC128290396 gene encoding uncharacterized protein LOC128290396: MMSKKASNCAICDNSNRASICAVCVNYRLNEYNSLLKSLKNHRDLLYSKLNELIAAKGKADDQLNWRVRQSEKLTNLKEKLRRSKEQLAQGKVKIERVSHELKVKYGVLKSARGTLEKNRVEKLEKFYPNLICTQSLGHMAITSERLHKQSVVIKQICKLFPQRRVHLDEERRDGSSGQYDLICSARLPRGLDPHSVPTEELAASLGYMVQLLNLVVHNLAAPALHNSGFAVRTNN, from the exons ATGATGTCAAAGAAAGCCAGCAACTGCGCTATTTGCGACAATTCAAATCGCGCTTCTATTTGCGCCGTTTGCGTCAATTACAG ATTAAATGAGTATAATTCTTTGTTAAAATCATTGAAAAACCATCGTGATTtgttatattcaaaattaaacgAACTGATTGCCGCAAAG gGGAAAGCTGATGATCAACTGAATTGGAGAGTTCGTCAAAGCGAGAAGCTAACTAACTTGAAAGAGAAGCTTCGTCGAAGCAAGGAACAATTAGCTCAAG GTAAGGTTAAGATTGAGAGAGTGTCTCATGAGTTAAAGGTTAAGTATGGAGTGCTTAAATCAGCTCGTGGCACG TTGGAAAAGAATCGTGTGGAAAAGCTCGAAAAGTTCTATCCCAATCTTATTTGCACACAAAGCCTGGGGCAT ATGGCAATTACCTCAGAACGCCTTCACAAGCAATCGGTTGTCATAAAACAGATATGCAAATTGTTTCCCCAACGTCGT GTACATTTAGATGAGGAGCGAAGAGATGGATCTAGCGGTCAGTATGATCTGATTTGCAGTGCACGCTTGCCAAGGGGGCTTGATCCACACTCTGTTCCCACAGAAGAGCTTGCTGCCTCGTTAGG ATACATGGTACAGCTTCTAAATCTTGTTGTTCATAATTTGGCTGCTCCTGCTCTTCATAACTCAGGTTTTGCGGTAAGAACTAACAACTGA